The proteins below are encoded in one region of Apostichopus japonicus isolate 1M-3 chromosome 4, ASM3797524v1, whole genome shotgun sequence:
- the LOC139966611 gene encoding coronin-2B-like isoform X4: MQQDMPGFKVRYSKFRHVYGQPFRKEQCYESIVMSKNTADGNYCAVNPKYLAIVTESGGGGSFIVVPIEHCGRIDPNYPRVCGHSSSVLDLKWYPFDDNIIASCSEDGSVIIWEIPETNMEENLTEHLVKLRGHGRKCGVIEWHPTASFILASAAFDGKVIVWNVEREEPITELLCGKTPVLSISFNWDGSLLAASSKDKKLRIFDPRTGDILQEGVCHAGTRSTRCAFVGDTEMLITVGTTRGSERELSLWNQHDISAPIARLELGYGTGVLYPFVDHDSNVVFVAGKGDGNIRFYEVLESSPHLFELNQYASGNPQRGLGFMPKRGINTANCEIMRFYKVHANKNFVEPISMIVPRRYEALQKDLYPDTLSSEAALTASEWISGINRPPILVSLGGVSRKVRTQPPPSVPTPKAKEERYRGPPKTVSKPRTEQSSKVENHELKEEPVEVKKPRQELPSEPPLERKEESKELEQWDIIEEEVVTASTNDAVESMPPVSSGEDGMEVRPESNRSVNGTEQNRQSTLTGMEGSLSLSQRLARWENNKTKENGVPPKVQAKPEKRTRPRGESVNSPDRKPKAKVERSMSHDGKETIRIEMDDSISILPSKTSSLESHKPGGLVLSPGLTTSSKETDKDDITDRSTAITKTESVTSRSSSSKETNDLLTSKEMGADQIRKAYLRQKEEIKQLKSQLRLKDVRIRQLEKELEQYTASNC, encoded by the exons ATGCAGCAG GATATGCCCGGATTCAAAGTCCGGTACTCTAAGTTCCGGCATGTCTACGGCCAACCTTTCCGGAAAGAGCAATGCTACGAGTCCATCGTCATGAGTAAGAATACGGCCGACGGCAACTACTGTGCTGTGAATCCGAAATATCTGGCCATCGTGACCGAATCAGGGGGCGGTGGATCGTTCATAGTCGTTCCCATCGAACAC TGTGGTAGGATCGACCCGAATTACCCGAGAGTTTGCGGCCATTCGTCCTCCGTCTTGGATTTGAAGTGGTATCCGTTTGATGATAACATCATAGCATCATGTTCAGAAGATGGATCA GTGATAATATGGGAGATCCCAGAAACAAATATGGAGGAGAATTTGACAGAACACTTGGTGAAACTCAGAGGCCATGGTAGAAAGTGTGGGGTAATAGAGTGGCACCCTACGGCTTCTTTTATCTTGGCTAGCGCAGCTTTTGATGGAAAG GTCATCGTCTGGAATGTGGAGAGAGAGGAACCTATTACAGAGTTACTCTGCGGCAAAACACCCGTCTTATCGATATCGTTCAACTGGGATGGAAGCCTGCTAGCGGCGAGTAGCAAAGACAAGAAACTCCGAATATTTGATCCAAGGACGGGAGATATATTGCAG GAGGGAGTGTGCCACGCAGGTACCAGGAGTACAAGGTGTGCGTTTGTCGGAGACACAGAAATGTTAATTACGGTCGGGACAACCAGGGGTAGCGAGAGGGAGCTCTCTCTCTGGAATCAG CATGATATTTCGGCACCCATAGCCCGATTGGAACTCGGCTATGGCACGGGAGTACTGTATCCTTTTGTGGATCATGACAGCAATGTGGTCTTTGTTGCTGGCAAG GGAGATGGCAACATTCGTTTCTATGAAGTTCTCGAGAGCAGTCCTCACCTCTTTGAGTTGAACCAGTACGCTTCCGGGAACCCACAGCGAGGTCTTGGATTTATGCCCAAACGAGGCATCAACACAGCCAATTGTGAAATAATGAGGTTTTATAAAGTTCACGCAAACAAGAACTTCGTAGAGCCGATATCGATGATAGTTCCAAGAAGG tatGAAGCTCTTCAAAAGGATTTATATCCAGACACACTTAGCTCAGAGGCCGCTCTGACAGCAAGTGAATGGATTTCAGGAATTAACCGGCCACCGATTCTAGTCTCTTTGGGAGGTGTTAGCCGTAAGGTGAGAACGCAACCCCCTCCATCAGTCCCGACTCCTAAGGCCAAAGAAGAAAGGTATAGGGGACCCCCTAAGACAGTAAGCAAACCTAGAACTGAACAATCATCTAAAGTCGAAAACCATGAATTGAAAGAGGAGCCCGTAGAAGTGAAAAAGCCTAGACAAGAATTGCCCTCGGAACCTCCATTGGAACGCAAAGAGGAGTCGAAAGAGTTGGAGCAATGGGACATTATTGAGGAGGAGGTTGTGACAGCCAGCACAAATGACGCTGTGGAATCTATGCCGCCGGTCTCCAGCGGGGAGGACGGTATGGAGGTCAGACCAGAATCAAATAGGAGCGTGAATGGCACGGAGCAAAACCGCCAGAGTACATTAACTGGAATGGAAGGAAGCTTGAGTTTATCTCAGCGGCTAGCCCGCTGGGAGAACAATAAGACAAAGGAGAACGGTGTACCGCCAAAGGTGCAGGCAAAGCCAGAGAAGAGAACTCGTCCGCGAGGGGAGAGCGTGAATTCCCCCGATAGGAAACCCAAAGCCAAAGTTGAAAGATCGATGAGTCACGATGGGAAAGAAACGATCAGAATCGAAATGGACGATTCTATATCGATACTTCCATCGAAGACCTCGTCTCTGGAATCACATAAGCCCGGAGGCCTCGTGTTGAGTCCGGGGCTCACCACTTCTTCAAAGGAGACTGACAAAGATGACATTACAGATCGCTCAACTGCAATAACCAAAACAGAATCTGTGACTTCCCGTAGCTCCAGCTCTAAGGAAACAAATGACCTTTTAACATCAAAAGAAATGGGTGCTGATCAA ATACGCAAGGCCTATCTCCGGCAGAAAGAGGAGATCAAACAACTGAAGAGTCAACTTCGTCTGAAAGATGTACGTATAAGACAACTAGAGAAAGAGTTGGAACAGTACACCGCATCAAACTGTTAG
- the LOC139966611 gene encoding coronin-2B-like isoform X1, translating to MEDNLPIEDKDMPGFKVRYSKFRHVYGQPFRKEQCYESIVMSKNTADGNYCAVNPKYLAIVTESGGGGSFIVVPIEHCGRIDPNYPRVCGHSSSVLDLKWYPFDDNIIASCSEDGSVIIWEIPETNMEENLTEHLVKLRGHGRKCGVIEWHPTASFILASAAFDGKVIVWNVEREEPITELLCGKTPVLSISFNWDGSLLAASSKDKKLRIFDPRTGDILQEGVCHAGTRSTRCAFVGDTEMLITVGTTRGSERELSLWNQHDISAPIARLELGYGTGVLYPFVDHDSNVVFVAGKGDGNIRFYEVLESSPHLFELNQYASGNPQRGLGFMPKRGINTANCEIMRFYKVHANKNFVEPISMIVPRRYEALQKDLYPDTLSSEAALTASEWISGINRPPILVSLGGVSRKVRTQPPPSVPTPKAKEERYRGPPKTVSKPRTEQSSKVENHELKEEPVEVKKPRQELPSEPPLERKEESKELEQWDIIEEEVVTASTNDAVESMPPVSSGEDGMEVRPESNRSVNGTEQNRQSTLTGMEGSLSLSQRLARWENNKTKENGVPPKVQAKPEKRTRPRGESVNSPDRKPKAKVERSMSHDGKETIRIEMDDSISILPSKTSSLESHKPGGLVLSPGLTTSSKETDKDDITDRSTAITKTESVTSRSSSSKETNDLLTSKEMGADQIRKAYLRQKEEIKQLKSQLRLKDVRIRQLEKELEQYTASNC from the exons ATGGAGGATAATCTCCCCATTGAAGATAAG GATATGCCCGGATTCAAAGTCCGGTACTCTAAGTTCCGGCATGTCTACGGCCAACCTTTCCGGAAAGAGCAATGCTACGAGTCCATCGTCATGAGTAAGAATACGGCCGACGGCAACTACTGTGCTGTGAATCCGAAATATCTGGCCATCGTGACCGAATCAGGGGGCGGTGGATCGTTCATAGTCGTTCCCATCGAACAC TGTGGTAGGATCGACCCGAATTACCCGAGAGTTTGCGGCCATTCGTCCTCCGTCTTGGATTTGAAGTGGTATCCGTTTGATGATAACATCATAGCATCATGTTCAGAAGATGGATCA GTGATAATATGGGAGATCCCAGAAACAAATATGGAGGAGAATTTGACAGAACACTTGGTGAAACTCAGAGGCCATGGTAGAAAGTGTGGGGTAATAGAGTGGCACCCTACGGCTTCTTTTATCTTGGCTAGCGCAGCTTTTGATGGAAAG GTCATCGTCTGGAATGTGGAGAGAGAGGAACCTATTACAGAGTTACTCTGCGGCAAAACACCCGTCTTATCGATATCGTTCAACTGGGATGGAAGCCTGCTAGCGGCGAGTAGCAAAGACAAGAAACTCCGAATATTTGATCCAAGGACGGGAGATATATTGCAG GAGGGAGTGTGCCACGCAGGTACCAGGAGTACAAGGTGTGCGTTTGTCGGAGACACAGAAATGTTAATTACGGTCGGGACAACCAGGGGTAGCGAGAGGGAGCTCTCTCTCTGGAATCAG CATGATATTTCGGCACCCATAGCCCGATTGGAACTCGGCTATGGCACGGGAGTACTGTATCCTTTTGTGGATCATGACAGCAATGTGGTCTTTGTTGCTGGCAAG GGAGATGGCAACATTCGTTTCTATGAAGTTCTCGAGAGCAGTCCTCACCTCTTTGAGTTGAACCAGTACGCTTCCGGGAACCCACAGCGAGGTCTTGGATTTATGCCCAAACGAGGCATCAACACAGCCAATTGTGAAATAATGAGGTTTTATAAAGTTCACGCAAACAAGAACTTCGTAGAGCCGATATCGATGATAGTTCCAAGAAGG tatGAAGCTCTTCAAAAGGATTTATATCCAGACACACTTAGCTCAGAGGCCGCTCTGACAGCAAGTGAATGGATTTCAGGAATTAACCGGCCACCGATTCTAGTCTCTTTGGGAGGTGTTAGCCGTAAGGTGAGAACGCAACCCCCTCCATCAGTCCCGACTCCTAAGGCCAAAGAAGAAAGGTATAGGGGACCCCCTAAGACAGTAAGCAAACCTAGAACTGAACAATCATCTAAAGTCGAAAACCATGAATTGAAAGAGGAGCCCGTAGAAGTGAAAAAGCCTAGACAAGAATTGCCCTCGGAACCTCCATTGGAACGCAAAGAGGAGTCGAAAGAGTTGGAGCAATGGGACATTATTGAGGAGGAGGTTGTGACAGCCAGCACAAATGACGCTGTGGAATCTATGCCGCCGGTCTCCAGCGGGGAGGACGGTATGGAGGTCAGACCAGAATCAAATAGGAGCGTGAATGGCACGGAGCAAAACCGCCAGAGTACATTAACTGGAATGGAAGGAAGCTTGAGTTTATCTCAGCGGCTAGCCCGCTGGGAGAACAATAAGACAAAGGAGAACGGTGTACCGCCAAAGGTGCAGGCAAAGCCAGAGAAGAGAACTCGTCCGCGAGGGGAGAGCGTGAATTCCCCCGATAGGAAACCCAAAGCCAAAGTTGAAAGATCGATGAGTCACGATGGGAAAGAAACGATCAGAATCGAAATGGACGATTCTATATCGATACTTCCATCGAAGACCTCGTCTCTGGAATCACATAAGCCCGGAGGCCTCGTGTTGAGTCCGGGGCTCACCACTTCTTCAAAGGAGACTGACAAAGATGACATTACAGATCGCTCAACTGCAATAACCAAAACAGAATCTGTGACTTCCCGTAGCTCCAGCTCTAAGGAAACAAATGACCTTTTAACATCAAAAGAAATGGGTGCTGATCAA ATACGCAAGGCCTATCTCCGGCAGAAAGAGGAGATCAAACAACTGAAGAGTCAACTTCGTCTGAAAGATGTACGTATAAGACAACTAGAGAAAGAGTTGGAACAGTACACCGCATCAAACTGTTAG
- the LOC139966611 gene encoding coronin-2B-like isoform X5, which translates to MPGFKVRYSKFRHVYGQPFRKEQCYESIVMSKNTADGNYCAVNPKYLAIVTESGGGGSFIVVPIEHCGRIDPNYPRVCGHSSSVLDLKWYPFDDNIIASCSEDGSVIIWEIPETNMEENLTEHLVKLRGHGRKCGVIEWHPTASFILASAAFDGKVIVWNVEREEPITELLCGKTPVLSISFNWDGSLLAASSKDKKLRIFDPRTGDILQEGVCHAGTRSTRCAFVGDTEMLITVGTTRGSERELSLWNQHDISAPIARLELGYGTGVLYPFVDHDSNVVFVAGKGDGNIRFYEVLESSPHLFELNQYASGNPQRGLGFMPKRGINTANCEIMRFYKVHANKNFVEPISMIVPRRYEALQKDLYPDTLSSEAALTASEWISGINRPPILVSLGGVSRKVRTQPPPSVPTPKAKEERYRGPPKTVSKPRTEQSSKVENHELKEEPVEVKKPRQELPSEPPLERKEESKELEQWDIIEEEVVTASTNDAVESMPPVSSGEDGMEVRPESNRSVNGTEQNRQSTLTGMEGSLSLSQRLARWENNKTKENGVPPKVQAKPEKRTRPRGESVNSPDRKPKAKVERSMSHDGKETIRIEMDDSISILPSKTSSLESHKPGGLVLSPGLTTSSKETDKDDITDRSTAITKTESVTSRSSSSKETNDLLTSKEMGADQIRKAYLRQKEEIKQLKSQLRLKDVRIRQLEKELEQYTASNC; encoded by the exons ATGCCCGGATTCAAAGTCCGGTACTCTAAGTTCCGGCATGTCTACGGCCAACCTTTCCGGAAAGAGCAATGCTACGAGTCCATCGTCATGAGTAAGAATACGGCCGACGGCAACTACTGTGCTGTGAATCCGAAATATCTGGCCATCGTGACCGAATCAGGGGGCGGTGGATCGTTCATAGTCGTTCCCATCGAACAC TGTGGTAGGATCGACCCGAATTACCCGAGAGTTTGCGGCCATTCGTCCTCCGTCTTGGATTTGAAGTGGTATCCGTTTGATGATAACATCATAGCATCATGTTCAGAAGATGGATCA GTGATAATATGGGAGATCCCAGAAACAAATATGGAGGAGAATTTGACAGAACACTTGGTGAAACTCAGAGGCCATGGTAGAAAGTGTGGGGTAATAGAGTGGCACCCTACGGCTTCTTTTATCTTGGCTAGCGCAGCTTTTGATGGAAAG GTCATCGTCTGGAATGTGGAGAGAGAGGAACCTATTACAGAGTTACTCTGCGGCAAAACACCCGTCTTATCGATATCGTTCAACTGGGATGGAAGCCTGCTAGCGGCGAGTAGCAAAGACAAGAAACTCCGAATATTTGATCCAAGGACGGGAGATATATTGCAG GAGGGAGTGTGCCACGCAGGTACCAGGAGTACAAGGTGTGCGTTTGTCGGAGACACAGAAATGTTAATTACGGTCGGGACAACCAGGGGTAGCGAGAGGGAGCTCTCTCTCTGGAATCAG CATGATATTTCGGCACCCATAGCCCGATTGGAACTCGGCTATGGCACGGGAGTACTGTATCCTTTTGTGGATCATGACAGCAATGTGGTCTTTGTTGCTGGCAAG GGAGATGGCAACATTCGTTTCTATGAAGTTCTCGAGAGCAGTCCTCACCTCTTTGAGTTGAACCAGTACGCTTCCGGGAACCCACAGCGAGGTCTTGGATTTATGCCCAAACGAGGCATCAACACAGCCAATTGTGAAATAATGAGGTTTTATAAAGTTCACGCAAACAAGAACTTCGTAGAGCCGATATCGATGATAGTTCCAAGAAGG tatGAAGCTCTTCAAAAGGATTTATATCCAGACACACTTAGCTCAGAGGCCGCTCTGACAGCAAGTGAATGGATTTCAGGAATTAACCGGCCACCGATTCTAGTCTCTTTGGGAGGTGTTAGCCGTAAGGTGAGAACGCAACCCCCTCCATCAGTCCCGACTCCTAAGGCCAAAGAAGAAAGGTATAGGGGACCCCCTAAGACAGTAAGCAAACCTAGAACTGAACAATCATCTAAAGTCGAAAACCATGAATTGAAAGAGGAGCCCGTAGAAGTGAAAAAGCCTAGACAAGAATTGCCCTCGGAACCTCCATTGGAACGCAAAGAGGAGTCGAAAGAGTTGGAGCAATGGGACATTATTGAGGAGGAGGTTGTGACAGCCAGCACAAATGACGCTGTGGAATCTATGCCGCCGGTCTCCAGCGGGGAGGACGGTATGGAGGTCAGACCAGAATCAAATAGGAGCGTGAATGGCACGGAGCAAAACCGCCAGAGTACATTAACTGGAATGGAAGGAAGCTTGAGTTTATCTCAGCGGCTAGCCCGCTGGGAGAACAATAAGACAAAGGAGAACGGTGTACCGCCAAAGGTGCAGGCAAAGCCAGAGAAGAGAACTCGTCCGCGAGGGGAGAGCGTGAATTCCCCCGATAGGAAACCCAAAGCCAAAGTTGAAAGATCGATGAGTCACGATGGGAAAGAAACGATCAGAATCGAAATGGACGATTCTATATCGATACTTCCATCGAAGACCTCGTCTCTGGAATCACATAAGCCCGGAGGCCTCGTGTTGAGTCCGGGGCTCACCACTTCTTCAAAGGAGACTGACAAAGATGACATTACAGATCGCTCAACTGCAATAACCAAAACAGAATCTGTGACTTCCCGTAGCTCCAGCTCTAAGGAAACAAATGACCTTTTAACATCAAAAGAAATGGGTGCTGATCAA ATACGCAAGGCCTATCTCCGGCAGAAAGAGGAGATCAAACAACTGAAGAGTCAACTTCGTCTGAAAGATGTACGTATAAGACAACTAGAGAAAGAGTTGGAACAGTACACCGCATCAAACTGTTAG
- the LOC139966611 gene encoding coronin-2B-like isoform X2 encodes MSIDSPREPKDMPGFKVRYSKFRHVYGQPFRKEQCYESIVMSKNTADGNYCAVNPKYLAIVTESGGGGSFIVVPIEHCGRIDPNYPRVCGHSSSVLDLKWYPFDDNIIASCSEDGSVIIWEIPETNMEENLTEHLVKLRGHGRKCGVIEWHPTASFILASAAFDGKVIVWNVEREEPITELLCGKTPVLSISFNWDGSLLAASSKDKKLRIFDPRTGDILQEGVCHAGTRSTRCAFVGDTEMLITVGTTRGSERELSLWNQHDISAPIARLELGYGTGVLYPFVDHDSNVVFVAGKGDGNIRFYEVLESSPHLFELNQYASGNPQRGLGFMPKRGINTANCEIMRFYKVHANKNFVEPISMIVPRRYEALQKDLYPDTLSSEAALTASEWISGINRPPILVSLGGVSRKVRTQPPPSVPTPKAKEERYRGPPKTVSKPRTEQSSKVENHELKEEPVEVKKPRQELPSEPPLERKEESKELEQWDIIEEEVVTASTNDAVESMPPVSSGEDGMEVRPESNRSVNGTEQNRQSTLTGMEGSLSLSQRLARWENNKTKENGVPPKVQAKPEKRTRPRGESVNSPDRKPKAKVERSMSHDGKETIRIEMDDSISILPSKTSSLESHKPGGLVLSPGLTTSSKETDKDDITDRSTAITKTESVTSRSSSSKETNDLLTSKEMGADQIRKAYLRQKEEIKQLKSQLRLKDVRIRQLEKELEQYTASNC; translated from the exons ATGAGTATTGACTCGCCTCGGGAACCAAAG GATATGCCCGGATTCAAAGTCCGGTACTCTAAGTTCCGGCATGTCTACGGCCAACCTTTCCGGAAAGAGCAATGCTACGAGTCCATCGTCATGAGTAAGAATACGGCCGACGGCAACTACTGTGCTGTGAATCCGAAATATCTGGCCATCGTGACCGAATCAGGGGGCGGTGGATCGTTCATAGTCGTTCCCATCGAACAC TGTGGTAGGATCGACCCGAATTACCCGAGAGTTTGCGGCCATTCGTCCTCCGTCTTGGATTTGAAGTGGTATCCGTTTGATGATAACATCATAGCATCATGTTCAGAAGATGGATCA GTGATAATATGGGAGATCCCAGAAACAAATATGGAGGAGAATTTGACAGAACACTTGGTGAAACTCAGAGGCCATGGTAGAAAGTGTGGGGTAATAGAGTGGCACCCTACGGCTTCTTTTATCTTGGCTAGCGCAGCTTTTGATGGAAAG GTCATCGTCTGGAATGTGGAGAGAGAGGAACCTATTACAGAGTTACTCTGCGGCAAAACACCCGTCTTATCGATATCGTTCAACTGGGATGGAAGCCTGCTAGCGGCGAGTAGCAAAGACAAGAAACTCCGAATATTTGATCCAAGGACGGGAGATATATTGCAG GAGGGAGTGTGCCACGCAGGTACCAGGAGTACAAGGTGTGCGTTTGTCGGAGACACAGAAATGTTAATTACGGTCGGGACAACCAGGGGTAGCGAGAGGGAGCTCTCTCTCTGGAATCAG CATGATATTTCGGCACCCATAGCCCGATTGGAACTCGGCTATGGCACGGGAGTACTGTATCCTTTTGTGGATCATGACAGCAATGTGGTCTTTGTTGCTGGCAAG GGAGATGGCAACATTCGTTTCTATGAAGTTCTCGAGAGCAGTCCTCACCTCTTTGAGTTGAACCAGTACGCTTCCGGGAACCCACAGCGAGGTCTTGGATTTATGCCCAAACGAGGCATCAACACAGCCAATTGTGAAATAATGAGGTTTTATAAAGTTCACGCAAACAAGAACTTCGTAGAGCCGATATCGATGATAGTTCCAAGAAGG tatGAAGCTCTTCAAAAGGATTTATATCCAGACACACTTAGCTCAGAGGCCGCTCTGACAGCAAGTGAATGGATTTCAGGAATTAACCGGCCACCGATTCTAGTCTCTTTGGGAGGTGTTAGCCGTAAGGTGAGAACGCAACCCCCTCCATCAGTCCCGACTCCTAAGGCCAAAGAAGAAAGGTATAGGGGACCCCCTAAGACAGTAAGCAAACCTAGAACTGAACAATCATCTAAAGTCGAAAACCATGAATTGAAAGAGGAGCCCGTAGAAGTGAAAAAGCCTAGACAAGAATTGCCCTCGGAACCTCCATTGGAACGCAAAGAGGAGTCGAAAGAGTTGGAGCAATGGGACATTATTGAGGAGGAGGTTGTGACAGCCAGCACAAATGACGCTGTGGAATCTATGCCGCCGGTCTCCAGCGGGGAGGACGGTATGGAGGTCAGACCAGAATCAAATAGGAGCGTGAATGGCACGGAGCAAAACCGCCAGAGTACATTAACTGGAATGGAAGGAAGCTTGAGTTTATCTCAGCGGCTAGCCCGCTGGGAGAACAATAAGACAAAGGAGAACGGTGTACCGCCAAAGGTGCAGGCAAAGCCAGAGAAGAGAACTCGTCCGCGAGGGGAGAGCGTGAATTCCCCCGATAGGAAACCCAAAGCCAAAGTTGAAAGATCGATGAGTCACGATGGGAAAGAAACGATCAGAATCGAAATGGACGATTCTATATCGATACTTCCATCGAAGACCTCGTCTCTGGAATCACATAAGCCCGGAGGCCTCGTGTTGAGTCCGGGGCTCACCACTTCTTCAAAGGAGACTGACAAAGATGACATTACAGATCGCTCAACTGCAATAACCAAAACAGAATCTGTGACTTCCCGTAGCTCCAGCTCTAAGGAAACAAATGACCTTTTAACATCAAAAGAAATGGGTGCTGATCAA ATACGCAAGGCCTATCTCCGGCAGAAAGAGGAGATCAAACAACTGAAGAGTCAACTTCGTCTGAAAGATGTACGTATAAGACAACTAGAGAAAGAGTTGGAACAGTACACCGCATCAAACTGTTAG
- the LOC139966611 gene encoding coronin-2B-like isoform X3: protein MKDVKDMPGFKVRYSKFRHVYGQPFRKEQCYESIVMSKNTADGNYCAVNPKYLAIVTESGGGGSFIVVPIEHCGRIDPNYPRVCGHSSSVLDLKWYPFDDNIIASCSEDGSVIIWEIPETNMEENLTEHLVKLRGHGRKCGVIEWHPTASFILASAAFDGKVIVWNVEREEPITELLCGKTPVLSISFNWDGSLLAASSKDKKLRIFDPRTGDILQEGVCHAGTRSTRCAFVGDTEMLITVGTTRGSERELSLWNQHDISAPIARLELGYGTGVLYPFVDHDSNVVFVAGKGDGNIRFYEVLESSPHLFELNQYASGNPQRGLGFMPKRGINTANCEIMRFYKVHANKNFVEPISMIVPRRYEALQKDLYPDTLSSEAALTASEWISGINRPPILVSLGGVSRKVRTQPPPSVPTPKAKEERYRGPPKTVSKPRTEQSSKVENHELKEEPVEVKKPRQELPSEPPLERKEESKELEQWDIIEEEVVTASTNDAVESMPPVSSGEDGMEVRPESNRSVNGTEQNRQSTLTGMEGSLSLSQRLARWENNKTKENGVPPKVQAKPEKRTRPRGESVNSPDRKPKAKVERSMSHDGKETIRIEMDDSISILPSKTSSLESHKPGGLVLSPGLTTSSKETDKDDITDRSTAITKTESVTSRSSSSKETNDLLTSKEMGADQIRKAYLRQKEEIKQLKSQLRLKDVRIRQLEKELEQYTASNC from the exons ATGAAGGATGTCAAG GATATGCCCGGATTCAAAGTCCGGTACTCTAAGTTCCGGCATGTCTACGGCCAACCTTTCCGGAAAGAGCAATGCTACGAGTCCATCGTCATGAGTAAGAATACGGCCGACGGCAACTACTGTGCTGTGAATCCGAAATATCTGGCCATCGTGACCGAATCAGGGGGCGGTGGATCGTTCATAGTCGTTCCCATCGAACAC TGTGGTAGGATCGACCCGAATTACCCGAGAGTTTGCGGCCATTCGTCCTCCGTCTTGGATTTGAAGTGGTATCCGTTTGATGATAACATCATAGCATCATGTTCAGAAGATGGATCA GTGATAATATGGGAGATCCCAGAAACAAATATGGAGGAGAATTTGACAGAACACTTGGTGAAACTCAGAGGCCATGGTAGAAAGTGTGGGGTAATAGAGTGGCACCCTACGGCTTCTTTTATCTTGGCTAGCGCAGCTTTTGATGGAAAG GTCATCGTCTGGAATGTGGAGAGAGAGGAACCTATTACAGAGTTACTCTGCGGCAAAACACCCGTCTTATCGATATCGTTCAACTGGGATGGAAGCCTGCTAGCGGCGAGTAGCAAAGACAAGAAACTCCGAATATTTGATCCAAGGACGGGAGATATATTGCAG GAGGGAGTGTGCCACGCAGGTACCAGGAGTACAAGGTGTGCGTTTGTCGGAGACACAGAAATGTTAATTACGGTCGGGACAACCAGGGGTAGCGAGAGGGAGCTCTCTCTCTGGAATCAG CATGATATTTCGGCACCCATAGCCCGATTGGAACTCGGCTATGGCACGGGAGTACTGTATCCTTTTGTGGATCATGACAGCAATGTGGTCTTTGTTGCTGGCAAG GGAGATGGCAACATTCGTTTCTATGAAGTTCTCGAGAGCAGTCCTCACCTCTTTGAGTTGAACCAGTACGCTTCCGGGAACCCACAGCGAGGTCTTGGATTTATGCCCAAACGAGGCATCAACACAGCCAATTGTGAAATAATGAGGTTTTATAAAGTTCACGCAAACAAGAACTTCGTAGAGCCGATATCGATGATAGTTCCAAGAAGG tatGAAGCTCTTCAAAAGGATTTATATCCAGACACACTTAGCTCAGAGGCCGCTCTGACAGCAAGTGAATGGATTTCAGGAATTAACCGGCCACCGATTCTAGTCTCTTTGGGAGGTGTTAGCCGTAAGGTGAGAACGCAACCCCCTCCATCAGTCCCGACTCCTAAGGCCAAAGAAGAAAGGTATAGGGGACCCCCTAAGACAGTAAGCAAACCTAGAACTGAACAATCATCTAAAGTCGAAAACCATGAATTGAAAGAGGAGCCCGTAGAAGTGAAAAAGCCTAGACAAGAATTGCCCTCGGAACCTCCATTGGAACGCAAAGAGGAGTCGAAAGAGTTGGAGCAATGGGACATTATTGAGGAGGAGGTTGTGACAGCCAGCACAAATGACGCTGTGGAATCTATGCCGCCGGTCTCCAGCGGGGAGGACGGTATGGAGGTCAGACCAGAATCAAATAGGAGCGTGAATGGCACGGAGCAAAACCGCCAGAGTACATTAACTGGAATGGAAGGAAGCTTGAGTTTATCTCAGCGGCTAGCCCGCTGGGAGAACAATAAGACAAAGGAGAACGGTGTACCGCCAAAGGTGCAGGCAAAGCCAGAGAAGAGAACTCGTCCGCGAGGGGAGAGCGTGAATTCCCCCGATAGGAAACCCAAAGCCAAAGTTGAAAGATCGATGAGTCACGATGGGAAAGAAACGATCAGAATCGAAATGGACGATTCTATATCGATACTTCCATCGAAGACCTCGTCTCTGGAATCACATAAGCCCGGAGGCCTCGTGTTGAGTCCGGGGCTCACCACTTCTTCAAAGGAGACTGACAAAGATGACATTACAGATCGCTCAACTGCAATAACCAAAACAGAATCTGTGACTTCCCGTAGCTCCAGCTCTAAGGAAACAAATGACCTTTTAACATCAAAAGAAATGGGTGCTGATCAA ATACGCAAGGCCTATCTCCGGCAGAAAGAGGAGATCAAACAACTGAAGAGTCAACTTCGTCTGAAAGATGTACGTATAAGACAACTAGAGAAAGAGTTGGAACAGTACACCGCATCAAACTGTTAG